A section of the Alligator mississippiensis isolate rAllMis1 chromosome 8, rAllMis1, whole genome shotgun sequence genome encodes:
- the CXXC1 gene encoding CXXC-type zinc finger protein 1 encodes MTRKRKRGVSDIWVLGGGGSEQGNPGHRGSLTLPRPQDSEFSDAEPAGASEETRSENGEKRAVYCICRKPDINCFMIGCDNCNEWFHGDCINITEKMAKAIREWYCLQCREKDPSLEIRYRHKKSKEKERDHERDRPDKDDLRKKAQELGIDQARGSKQQIKRSARMCGECEACRRPEDCGHCDFCRDMKKFGGPNKIRQKCRLRQCQLRARESYKYFPASLLRGRDDNLHLLKEQLEAATTPEPLSDEELPIDPELYQELCAGAFDDHGLPWLSDPEDAPFLDPVLRKRAVKVKHVKRREKKSEKKKEEKYKRHKQKQKHRDRARHLERPDTKDPAALAQCLGPGCVQPARPASKYCSDQCGMKLAANRIYEILPQRIQQWQQSPCVAEEHGKKLLERIRREQQGARLRLQDMERRFHELEAVIARAKQQAIKEDEESNEGDSEDTDLQIFCVSCGHPINPKVALRHMERCYAKYESQTSFGSMYPTRIEGATRLFCDVYNPQSKTYCKRLQVLCPEHSRDPKVPADEVCGCPLVRDVFELTGDFCRVPKRKCNRHYCWEKLRRAEVDLERVRVWYKLDELFEQERNVRAAMTNRAGLLALMLHQTIQHDPLTTDLRSAARR; translated from the exons ATGACCCGGAAGCGGAA GAGGGGTGTGTCGGACATCTGGGTTCTCGGGGGCGGGGGGTCGGAGCAGGGGAATCCTGGACACCGGGGTTCCCTGACCCTGCCTCGCCCCCAGGACAGCGAGTTCTCGGACGCGGAGCCGGCCGGGGCGAGCGAGGAGACGCGCTCGGAAAATGGGGAGAAACGCGCCGTTTACTGCATCTGCCGCAAGCCCGACATCAACTGCTTCATGAT TGGGTGTGACAACTGCAATGAGTGGTTCCATGGTGACTGCATCAATATCACGGAGAAGATGGCCAAGGCCATTCGGGAGTGGTACTGCCTACAGTGCCGTG AGAAGGATCCATCACTGGAGATCCGGTACCGTCACAAGAAGtcaaaggagaaggagagggaccATGAGCGTGACCGACCTGATAAGGATGATCTGCGTAAGAAGGCCCAGGAGCTGGGCATAGACCAGGCCCGTGGATCcaag CAGCAAATCAAGCGGTCAGCCCGCATGTGCGGGGAATGCGAGGCCTGCCGGCGCCCCGAAGATTGTGGCCACTGTGACTTCTGCCGTGACATGAAGAAGTTTGGGGGCCCCAACAAGATCCGCCAAAAGTGCCGACTGCGCCAGTGCCAGTTGCGTGCCCGG GAATCTTACAAGTACTTTCCAGCATCG CTACTGCGGGGCCGGGACGACAACCTGCACctgctgaaggagcagctggaggcGGCCACCACCCCTGAGCCACTGTCAGACGAGGAGCTGCCCATTGACCCTGAGCTGTACCAGGAGCTGTGTGCCGGTGCCTTCGATGACCATGGTCTG ccATGGCTGAGCGACCCTGAGGATGCCCCCTTCTTAGACCCTGTCCTGCGCAAACGAGCAGTGAAGGTCAAGCATGTCAAGCGGCGGGAGAAGAAGTCGGAGAAAAAG AAGGAGGAGAAGTACAAGCGGCACAAGCAGAAGCAAAAGCACCGGGACCGGGCACGGCACCTGGAACGTCCGGACACCAAAGACCCAGCTGCCCTTGCTCAGTGCTTGGGGCCTGGCTGTGTCCAGCCTGCCCGGCCTGCCTCCAAGTACTGCTCTGACCAGTGTGGCATGAAGCTAGCTGCCAA CCGAATCTATGAGATCTTGCCGCAGCGcatccagcagtggcagcagagcccaTGCGTGGCTGAGGAGCACGGCAAGAAGCTGCTGGAGCGCATCCGGCGGGAGCAGCAGGGCGCCCGGCTGCGGTTGCAGGATATGGAGCGCCGCTTCCATGAGCTGGAGGCTGTCATTGCTCGGGCTAAGCAGCAGGCTATCAAGGAGGATGAGGAG aGCAACGAGGGGGACAGTGAGGACACGGACCTGCAGATCTTTTGCGTCTCCTGTGGGCACCCCATCAACCCCAAGGTGGCTCTGCGTCACATGGAGCGGTGCTATGCCAAG TATGAGAGCCAGACGTCCTTTGGATCCATGTACCCCACCCGCATCGAGGG GGCCACCCGCCTGTTCTGTGACGTCTACAACCCCCAAAGCAAGACGTACTGCAAGCGGCTGCAGGTGTTGTGTCCCGAGCACTCCCGTGACCCCAAG gtgCCCGCGGACGAGGTGTGCGGGTGCCCACTGGTGCGGGACGTCTTCGAGCTGACAGGCGATTTCTGCCGTGTGCCCAAGCGCAAGTGCAACCGGCACTACTGCTGGGAGAAGCTGCGGCGCGCAGAAGTTGACCTGGAGCGTGTCCGTGTG TGGTACAAGTTGGACGAGCTGTTTGAGCAGGAGCGCAATGTGCGGGCAGCCATGACGAACCGGGCAGGGCTGCTGGCACTCATGCTGCACCAGACCATCCAGCATGACCCGCTCACCACTGACCTGCGCAGTGCTGCCCGCCGCTGA